In Desulfobaccales bacterium, one DNA window encodes the following:
- the hisS gene encoding histidine--tRNA ligase, which produces MIRAIRGMRDLLPPDTERWHRVELAAREIFRRYGYREMRLPLLERTELFARGIGAETDIVAKEMYTFTDRHGDSVTLRPEATAQVVRAFLENGLARTAGVKRYFLIGPMFRYERPQKGRYRQFHQINCEALGSDAPELDVEVILLLLDILHEAGLQDLRLLLNSLGCPVCQVDFKAELKLFLFDREGWCPDCERRRAVNALRVFDCKSSHCQGLLEGAPALVDFLCSDCARHYARVKELLARFQVNFVEQPRLVRGLDYYTRTAFEVTASGLGAQDAVAGGGRYNGLIRELGGPDLPGIGFAIGQERLMEVLPPAASDERRELVFLAYLGEAAKDRALTLLGELRAQGLAALMDFEDRSLKSQLSLADRLEAAAAVIVGENELQEGVAQVKWLADSRQERLPLAELAGSLAARLKASA; this is translated from the coding sequence ATGATCAGGGCCATTCGGGGCATGCGGGATCTTCTGCCGCCGGACACCGAGCGCTGGCATCGGGTGGAACTGGCGGCCCGGGAGATCTTCCGGCGCTACGGCTACCGGGAGATGCGCCTGCCGCTCCTGGAGCGCACTGAGCTCTTTGCCCGGGGCATCGGCGCCGAGACCGACATCGTGGCCAAGGAGATGTACACCTTCACCGACCGCCACGGGGATTCCGTGACTCTGCGGCCCGAGGCCACCGCCCAGGTGGTGCGGGCCTTCCTGGAAAACGGCCTCGCCCGCACCGCCGGGGTGAAGCGCTACTTCCTCATCGGCCCCATGTTCCGTTACGAGCGGCCCCAGAAAGGGCGCTACCGCCAGTTCCACCAGATCAACTGCGAGGCCTTAGGAAGCGACGCCCCGGAGCTGGATGTGGAGGTCATTCTGCTTTTGCTGGACATCCTCCACGAGGCGGGCCTCCAGGACCTGCGGCTGCTCCTCAACTCCCTGGGCTGCCCCGTGTGCCAGGTGGACTTCAAGGCGGAGCTGAAGCTCTTCCTTTTCGACCGGGAGGGCTGGTGTCCGGACTGTGAACGCCGCCGGGCGGTGAATGCGCTCAGGGTCTTTGACTGCAAGTCCAGCCACTGCCAGGGGCTCCTTGAGGGCGCGCCGGCGCTGGTTGACTTCCTCTGTTCCGACTGCGCCCGGCACTACGCCCGGGTGAAGGAGCTCTTGGCCCGCTTTCAGGTGAATTTTGTGGAGCAGCCCCGGCTGGTGAGGGGCCTGGATTATTATACCCGCACCGCCTTTGAAGTGACCGCTTCGGGGTTGGGGGCCCAGGACGCGGTGGCCGGGGGCGGCCGCTACAACGGCCTCATCCGGGAGCTGGGCGGCCCGGATCTGCCCGGCATCGGCTTTGCCATCGGCCAGGAACGGCTCATGGAGGTGCTGCCTCCGGCGGCCTCGGACGAGCGTCGGGAGCTGGTCTTTCTCGCTTATCTGGGGGAGGCGGCCAAGGACCGGGCCTTGACGCTCCTCGGCGAACTTCGGGCCCAGGGGTTGGCGGCCCTCATGGATTTTGAGGACCGGTCGTTGAAAAGCCAGCTGTCCCTGGCGGACCGGCTGGAGGCGGCGGCCGCGGTCATTGTGGGGGAGAATGAATTGCAGGAGGGGGTGGCCCAGGTGAAGTGGCTGGCGGACAGCCGCCAGGAGCGCCTCCCCCTGGCGGAGCTGGCTGGCAGTCTGGCGGCCCGCCTCAAGGCCTCGGCGTAA
- the aspS gene encoding aspartate--tRNA ligase, with protein MLESLGKWRRTHSCGELRAVDAGLSVVLMGWVMRARDHGGLIFVDLRDREGITQIVFNPEVNPEVHTKAGVLRDEWVVAVRGVVNLRPPAMINPQLATGEIEVLVTELRILNTAKTPPFELEDFRVDISEALRLRYRYLDLRRPSVMHKILFRHQAAQITRSYLNAQGFIEVETPILTRSTPEGARDYLVPARLMPGHFYALPQSPQLFKQLLMMAGLDRYYQLCRCFRDEDLRADRQPEFTQIDLEMAFITEEDICQVVEGLMALLFKELLEVEVAPPFPRLTYAESLERFGLDRPDLRFGLELTTVTDLVKESDFQAMKEAIGQGGIATALCAPGLASLSRRELDGLVDLAGVYGAKGLAWVKLTEAGWQSPLAKYFADGLKESLNQRLKAKVGDLLLFVADEPLTARTALGQVRLHLGQSQGLIPEDTYRFVWVTDFPLLEYNPDEGRFEAMHHPFTSPREEDLPFLESDPGRVRARAYDLVLNGQEIGGGSLRNYRRDVQERVFKVLGLSPAEAQEKFGFLLEALDFGAPPHGGVAFGFDRLVAIMCGAKSIREVIAFPKTQKGACPLTRAPARVEPEQLLELGLRLEK; from the coding sequence GTGTTAGAGTCTCTGGGAAAGTGGCGGCGCACCCATTCCTGCGGGGAACTTAGGGCCGTGGATGCCGGCCTGAGTGTGGTCCTCATGGGCTGGGTCATGCGGGCCCGGGACCATGGCGGGCTCATCTTTGTGGACCTGCGGGATCGGGAGGGCATCACCCAGATCGTCTTCAATCCCGAAGTCAACCCCGAGGTCCACACCAAAGCCGGGGTGCTCCGGGATGAGTGGGTGGTGGCGGTGAGAGGGGTGGTGAACTTGAGGCCCCCGGCCATGATCAACCCCCAGCTGGCTACCGGGGAGATCGAGGTCCTGGTCACGGAGCTGCGCATCCTCAACACCGCCAAGACCCCGCCCTTTGAGCTGGAAGACTTCCGGGTGGACATCTCCGAGGCCCTGCGGCTGCGCTACCGCTACTTGGACTTAAGGCGGCCCTCGGTGATGCACAAGATTCTCTTCCGCCACCAGGCGGCCCAGATCACCCGGAGCTACCTCAACGCCCAGGGCTTCATCGAGGTGGAGACCCCCATCCTCACCCGCAGCACCCCGGAGGGGGCCAGGGACTATCTGGTGCCGGCGCGCCTGATGCCCGGGCATTTCTATGCCCTGCCCCAGTCCCCCCAGCTCTTCAAGCAGCTTCTCATGATGGCGGGGCTGGATCGTTACTATCAGCTCTGCCGCTGCTTTCGGGATGAGGATTTGCGGGCCGACCGCCAGCCGGAGTTCACCCAGATCGATCTGGAGATGGCCTTCATCACCGAGGAGGACATCTGCCAGGTGGTGGAAGGCCTCATGGCCCTGCTTTTCAAGGAGCTCCTGGAGGTGGAGGTGGCGCCGCCCTTCCCCCGGCTCACCTACGCCGAGAGCCTGGAGCGCTTCGGGCTGGACCGCCCGGACCTGCGCTTCGGCCTGGAGCTCACCACAGTCACCGACCTGGTTAAGGAATCCGATTTCCAGGCCATGAAGGAGGCCATCGGCCAAGGCGGCATCGCCACCGCCCTGTGCGCTCCGGGGCTGGCCAGCCTCTCCCGCCGGGAGCTGGACGGGCTGGTGGATTTGGCCGGGGTCTACGGCGCCAAGGGCCTGGCCTGGGTGAAACTCACTGAGGCGGGCTGGCAGTCCCCCCTGGCCAAGTACTTCGCCGACGGCCTCAAGGAGAGCCTGAACCAGCGGCTCAAGGCCAAGGTGGGGGATCTCCTCCTCTTTGTGGCCGATGAGCCGCTCACCGCCCGCACCGCCCTGGGCCAGGTGCGGCTGCATCTGGGCCAGAGCCAGGGGCTCATCCCCGAGGACACCTACCGCTTCGTCTGGGTGACGGATTTCCCCTTGCTGGAATATAACCCCGATGAAGGCCGCTTTGAGGCCATGCACCACCCCTTCACCTCCCCCCGGGAGGAGGACCTGCCCTTTTTGGAGAGCGACCCCGGCCGGGTCCGGGCCCGGGCCTACGACCTGGTGCTCAACGGCCAGGAGATCGGCGGCGGCTCTCTCCGCAACTACCGCCGGGACGTGCAGGAGCGGGTCTTCAAGGTCCTGGGCTTAAGCCCGGCGGAGGCGCAGGAAAAGTTCGGCTTTCTGTTGGAGGCCCTGGACTTCGGGGCGCCCCCCCACGGGGGGGTAGCCTTCGGTTTTGACCGTCTGGTGGCCATTATGTGCGGGGCCAAATCCATCCGGGAGGTCATCGCCTTTCCCAAGACCCAGAAAGGCGCTTGCCCCCTCACCCGGGCGCCGGCCCGGGTGGAGCCGGAGCAATTACTGGAGTTGGGCCTGCGCCTGGAAAAGTAA
- a CDS encoding cache domain-containing protein, with protein MARWNPERRLLDHEHTIFWKHRLVDVDEPNLMRDIFPYTEIARIDFDYKFVMPQPPEQMLITDTTFRDGQQARPPYTVRQIVEIFDMLHRLGGPKGIIRQSEFFLYSAKDKEAVARCLERGYRYPEITGWIRAHPADLPLVRDMGLKETGILTSVSDYHIFLKLGWNRRRALEEYLAIAKAALELGIIPRCHFEDITRADIYGFCVPLAIELMKLREESGIDVKIRLCDTMGYGVPYPGAALPRSVPRLVRAMIEDAGVPGHLLEWHGHNDFHKVFVNGVTAWLYGCGAVNGTLLGFGERTGNTPIEALIVEYISLRGTTDGIDTTVITDIAQYFERELHYRIPPNFPFVGASFNATSAGIHADGILKNEEIYNPFDTARILKRPFTITITDKSGKAGIVHWINARLGLTGDQKVDKAHPGVNKIYKRIMEWYEAGRCTSISNEEMENLARRYLPEYFVSEFDRLKDKARTLAAHLAEDLAQREEIRTMDPVQQEPVMQRVLDNNPFIQFMYVTNLEGRKITRNITHIVDRAKYETMALDEDLSNRPWFIEPIKRGKVYVSDFYTSRFTGALCITVSVPIRDDNDEIVGVLGLDIRFEELAKMEQDGEI; from the coding sequence ATGGCACGCTGGAACCCGGAACGCCGGCTGTTGGACCACGAGCACACCATCTTCTGGAAGCATCGCCTCGTGGATGTGGATGAGCCCAATCTCATGCGGGATATCTTTCCCTACACGGAGATCGCCCGCATCGATTTCGACTATAAATTCGTCATGCCCCAACCCCCGGAGCAGATGCTCATTACAGACACCACCTTCCGGGATGGGCAGCAGGCCCGGCCGCCCTACACGGTGCGCCAGATCGTGGAGATCTTCGACATGCTGCACCGCCTGGGAGGCCCCAAGGGCATCATCCGGCAAAGCGAATTTTTCCTCTACAGCGCCAAGGACAAGGAGGCCGTGGCCCGTTGCCTGGAGCGGGGTTACCGTTATCCGGAGATCACCGGCTGGATTCGGGCCCACCCGGCCGACCTGCCCCTGGTGCGGGATATGGGCCTCAAGGAGACCGGCATCCTCACTTCGGTCTCCGACTACCACATCTTCCTGAAGCTCGGCTGGAACCGCCGCCGGGCCCTGGAGGAGTACCTGGCCATCGCCAAGGCGGCCCTGGAGCTGGGCATCATCCCCCGCTGCCACTTCGAGGACATCACCCGGGCGGATATCTATGGCTTCTGTGTGCCCCTGGCCATCGAGCTCATGAAGCTTCGGGAAGAGAGCGGCATCGACGTCAAGATCCGCCTGTGCGACACCATGGGCTACGGGGTGCCTTATCCCGGCGCCGCCCTGCCCCGGAGTGTGCCCCGCCTGGTGCGGGCCATGATCGAGGACGCCGGCGTGCCGGGGCACCTGCTCGAGTGGCACGGCCACAATGACTTCCACAAGGTCTTCGTCAACGGCGTCACCGCCTGGCTTTACGGCTGCGGCGCGGTGAACGGGACGCTGTTGGGCTTCGGGGAGCGCACCGGCAACACCCCCATCGAGGCCCTGATCGTGGAATACATTTCGCTCCGGGGCACCACCGATGGCATCGACACCACGGTCATCACCGACATCGCCCAGTACTTCGAGCGGGAGCTGCATTATCGCATCCCGCCCAACTTCCCCTTTGTGGGGGCCAGCTTCAACGCCACCAGCGCCGGCATCCATGCAGACGGCATCCTGAAGAACGAGGAGATTTACAACCCCTTCGACACCGCCCGCATCCTGAAGCGGCCCTTCACCATCACCATCACCGACAAGAGCGGCAAGGCCGGCATCGTCCACTGGATCAACGCCCGGCTGGGCCTCACCGGCGACCAGAAGGTGGACAAGGCCCACCCCGGGGTGAACAAGATCTACAAACGCATCATGGAATGGTACGAAGCCGGACGGTGCACTTCCATCAGCAACGAGGAGATGGAGAACCTGGCCCGCCGCTACCTGCCGGAGTATTTCGTCAGCGAGTTCGACCGCCTCAAGGACAAGGCCCGCACCCTGGCGGCGCACCTGGCCGAGGACCTGGCCCAGCGGGAGGAGATCCGCACCATGGACCCGGTCCAGCAGGAGCCGGTGATGCAGCGGGTGCTGGACAACAACCCCTTCATCCAGTTCATGTACGTCACCAACCTGGAGGGGCGCAAAATCACCCGCAACATCACCCACATTGTGGACCGGGCCAAATATGAGACCATGGCTCTGGACGAAGACCTCTCCAATCGGCCCTGGTTCATCGAGCCCATCAAGCGGGGCAAGGTGTATGTATCGGATTTTTACACCTCCCGCTTCACCGGGGCTTTGTGCATCACGGTGAGCGTGCCCATCCGGGATGACAACGACGAGATCGTCGGCGTCCTAGGGCTGGACATCCGCTTTGAAGAGCTGGCCAAGATGGAGCAGGACGGCGAGATCTGA
- a CDS encoding biotin/lipoyl-containing protein — MRRFHLAIGDKSYDIEIITVNRGVARVLVNGRPLEVRYQMTAPGGPAPAAGRPVSVAAPTAAPGPTRPEPAPRREAPPRPEPAPAPAGSGAVTAPMPGVILEVLVTEGATVKVGQTVAKLEAMKMENDVKSPVAGVVQEVRVAKGANVTVGEVLMVIAPE; from the coding sequence ATGCGACGCTTCCACCTCGCCATCGGGGACAAGAGCTACGATATCGAGATCATCACCGTCAATCGCGGCGTGGCCCGGGTGCTGGTGAATGGCCGGCCCCTGGAGGTGCGCTACCAGATGACGGCCCCCGGCGGCCCCGCGCCGGCTGCAGGGCGTCCGGTGTCCGTCGCGGCACCCACTGCCGCACCTGGCCCGACCCGGCCGGAGCCGGCCCCTCGCCGGGAAGCGCCCCCCCGGCCGGAACCCGCTCCGGCGCCAGCCGGCAGCGGCGCCGTCACTGCGCCCATGCCCGGGGTCATCCTGGAGGTCCTGGTGACGGAGGGGGCCACAGTCAAGGTGGGCCAGACGGTGGCCAAGCTGGAGGCCATGAAGATGGAAAACGACGTCAAATCCCCGGTGGCCGGAGTGGTGCAGGAGGTCCGGGTGGCCAAGGGCGCCAACGTCACCGTGGGCGAAGTCCTCATGGTCATTGCGCCGGAGTGA